The following coding sequences are from one Anguilla rostrata isolate EN2019 chromosome 16, ASM1855537v3, whole genome shotgun sequence window:
- the foxb1a gene encoding forkhead box protein B1a codes for MPRPGRNTYSDQKPPYSYISLTAMAIQSCPEKMLPLSEIYKFIMDRFPYYRENTQRWQNSLRHNLSFNDCFIKIPRRPDQPGKGSFWALHPSCGDMFENGSFLRRRKRFKVMMTSDHLAPSKPSDAAHYLQQQAKLRLSALAASGTHLPQMPSYNLGVSQPSTFKHPFAIENIIAREYKMPGGLAFSTMQSMSAGYPLHNQLTTAWPHMYSTSVIDTAAPISMASSDYSAYGVPIKSLCHGGQTLPAIPVPIKPTPASVPGLSALPAHIPAFLSNSPQSLSPTSPQTATSQSSPATPSETLTSPSALQSVAVH; via the coding sequence ATGCCTCGACCGGGGAGAAACACTTACAGCGACCAGAAGCCACCGTACTCCTACATCTCGCTCACTGCCATGGCTATCCAGAGCTGTCCGGAAAAGATGCTTCCTCTTAGCGAGATATACAAGTTTATCATGGACAGATTTCCGTATTACAGGGAGAACACTCAGCGGTGGCAGAACTCTCTGCGGCACAACCTCTCTTTCAACGACTGTTTTATCAAAATCCCACGGCGACCGGACCAGCCTGGAAAGGGAAGTTTCTGGGCGCTTCATCCCAGCTGTGGGGACATGTTTGAGAATGGCAGTTTCTTGCGGCGCCGCAAACGCTTCAAGGTGATGATGACATCAGACCACTTGGCGCCCAGCAAGCCCTCGGACGCTGCCCATTACCTCCAACAACAAGCTAAACTCAGGCTCAGCGCCCTGGCAGCTTCCGGTACGCACCTTCCCCAGATGCCCAGCTACAACTTGGGAGTGTCGCAGCCGTCAACTTTCAAGCACCCCTTTGCCATCGAGAACATCATTGCCAGAGAATACAAGATGCCAGGCGGGCTTGCGTTTTCCACCATGCAGTCCATGTCTGCCGGCTACCCTCTGCACAACCAGCTAACCACGGCATGGCCCCACATGTATAGCACCAGCGTGATAGACACGGCAGCACCCATTTCCATGGCTAGCAGTGATTATAGCGCTTATGGCGTGCCTATAAAGTCTCTTTGCCATGGTGGACAGACGTTACCGGCCATTCCGGTGCCAATAAAGCCCACGCCGGCCTCGGTTCCAGGTCTTTCGGCGCTCCCAGCACACATCCCGGCTTTCCTGTCGAACTCTCCTCAGTCTCTCAGCCCTACTTCTCCTCAGACAGCTACCAGCCAAAGCAGCCCGGCCACCCCGAGCGAGACGTTGACTAGCCCCTCCGcgctgcagtctgtggctgtgcaCTGA